From the genome of Holophagales bacterium:
CGCCGGCGCCGCCGAGGCGGCCTCGCGGATGGTCGCCGTGACCGCGCAGGTCGACGACGCGCGCCGGGCGCTCCTGCGCCCGGGCGCCTTCGCCGACGTGACCGTCCCGGTCGGCGGCATCGCCCAGTCTCCCGTCATCCCGCAGACGGCGATCCGGCCGAGCGAGAAGGGCTTCCTCGCCTTCGTCGTGGAGGACGGAAAGGCGCGCGAGCGCGTACTGACCCTCGGCCTCCGGACGACCGAGGGGCTCGTCGAGGTCCGCGGCGGGCTGAAGGCCGGAGAGGAGCTCGTGATCCGGGGCGCCGAGGCGCTCCGGGACGGCCTCCCCGTCAAGGTGAGCGCTCCTGGCGCCGAGCCGACCGCCCCCTCCCGGCCGGAGGCCCGCGGATGAACATCACCGAGGTCTGCATCCGGCGGCCCGTCCTGGCCTGGATGCTCATGGCGGCGACGATCGTCTTCGGCGGCGTCGCGCTCTCGCGCATCGGCATCAGCCAGTTCCCCGACGTCGACTCGCCCACGATCTCCGTCTCCGTGACGTGGGAGGGGGCCGCTCCCGAGGTCATGGAGCACGACGTCGTCGAGCCGCTCGAAGAAGCCGTCATGCAGGTGGAAGGGATCAAGTCCCTCACCTCCTCCTCCCGGCAGGGCTCGGCGAACGTGACGATCGAGCTCGACATCAGCCGGAACATCGACCTCGCCCTCCAGGACGTCCAGACCAAGGTCTCCCAGGCGCAGCGGTCGCTCCCGCGGGACATCGACCCGCCCGTCATCTCGAAGTCGAACCCCGAGGACAACCCCATCCTCTGGATCGGCCTCTCCGGCCCCTTCCCCCGCCAGGTCATCGCCGACTACGCCCGCTACCGCCTCAAGGAGCGCTTCCAGACGGTCCCCGGCGTCGGCGAGGTGAACATGGGGGGCTACCTCGACCGGAACGTCCGGATCTGGGTCGACGCCGACAAGCTGAACGCGAAGGGGATGACGGTCACCGACGTCATCGCGGCGCTCCAGCGCGAGCACGTCGAGCTCCCGGCCGGCCGCCTCGAGACGGAAGGCCGCGAGATCAGCGTGCGGGTCATGGGCGAGGCCCTCGACCTCGCGACCCTGCGGAAGATCTCGCTCCGCGACCTGAACGGCGCGCCGGTCTACCTCGAGGACGTCGCTCTCGTCGAGGACGGCTTCGAGGACGAGCGGCGCATCGCGCGCGTCAACGGGGCCCCCGCGCAGGGCCTCGGCATCCGCAAGCAGCGCGGGTCGAACGCCGTCGCCGTGGCCCAGGGGGTCAAGGCCGCGATGGCGGAGATCCAGAAGACCCTCCCCCCAGGGATGGAGGTCGGGATCAACTTCGACTCGACGACCTTCATCGAGGACTCGGTCCACGAGATCCAGTTCGAGATCCTTCTCTCGGTCGTCCTGACGGGCCTCGTCTGCTGGATGTTCCTCGGATCCCTCTCCTCGACGCTGAACGTCGTCCTCGCGATCCCGATGTCGCTCCTCGGGACGGTCGCGTTCATCTACTTCGCCGGCTTCACGCTGAACACCTTCACGCTCCTCGCGCTGGGCCTCGCCGTCGGCATCGTCGTCGACGACGCGATCATGGTCATGGAGAACATCTTCCGGCACTTCGAGGAAGGGAAGGACCGGGTGACCGCCGCCCGCGAGGGGACGGGCGAGATCACCTTCGCCGCCCTCTCGGCGACGATCGCGATCATCGCGATCTTCATCCCGGTCGTCTTCATGAAGGGCGTCATCGGGAAGTTCTTCCTCCAGTTCGGCATCACGCTCTGCGTCGCGGTGGCCCTCTCCTACGTCGAGGCGATCACCCTCGCGCCGGCCCGCTGCGCGCAGATCCTGAAAGCCGGCGAGGTGAACCGGAGCGGCCTCGGCGGCCTCGTCGACCGCGCCTTCGACGCCCTCGCGCGGGTCTACGCCCGGGTCCTCGCGCACGGGCTGAAGCACCCCGTCGCGGTCCTCGTCTCCGCCACCCTTCTCCTCGGTGTCGCGGTCCTCGTCTTCCGCGCGCTCCCCTCGGAGTTCGTCCCGTCGCAGGACCAGGGGCGCCTCATGCTCCGCGTCCAGACGGCCGTGGGGTCCGACATCCACGAGACGGACATGGCCTTCCGGAAGATCGAGGCCTACGTCACGGCCCGTCCCGAGGTCACGCGCTGCTTCGGCGTCGTCGGCGGCTTCGGCGGCGGCGTGAGCGGCGGCGTCGTCTTCGTCTCCATGGTCGACAAGAGCGACCGGAAGCTCTCGCAGGCCGAGTTCGCGGCAGAGATCCGCAAGGAGCTCAACTCCTACCCCGGCGTTCGGGTCGTCGTCCAGGACCTTTCTCAGTCGGGCTTCACGGCCCAGCGCGGCTTCCCGGTCGAGTTCTCGGTCCGGGGCCCCGACTGGGACGTCCTCGTCGAGAAGGCGAGGGGGATCTCGGAGAAGCTCAACGCGAGCGGCCAGGTCGTCGACCTCGACATGGACTACCGGATCGGAATGCCCGAGCTGCGGATCGTCCCGAACCGGGCGCGTGCCGCCGACCTCGGCATCTCCGTCGAGAACGTCGCGACCGCCCTGAACGCGACGCTCGGCGGCCTGCGCATCGGGAAGTATTCGACGGAGGGGCGACGGATCGACGTCCGCCTCCGCCTCCTCGCCGGGCAGCGGACGCGCCCCGAGGACCTCTCGCGCCTTCGCCTGCGCAGCAACGCGGGCGACCTGATCCCTCTTTCCTCCCTCGTGACGACGGAGGAGGTCCCCGCTCTCCAGGCGATCACGCGGCGCGACCGCGAGCGGGCGATCACGATCTACGCGAACGTGGCCCCTGGAATGTCGCAGGCCGACGTCCTGAAGTACGTCGAAGGGCTCGGGACGGACATGCCGACGGGGTACAGGCTCGTCCTGGGAGGCGCGAGCGTCGCGTTCCGCGAGTCGATGGGCGACCTCGTCTTCGCCCTCGTCCTCGGAATCGGCGTCGCCTACATGGTCCTCGCGTCCCAGTTCAACTCGTTCCTCCACCCGGTCACGGTCCTCTCGATCCTCCCGCTCTCGGTCGCGGGCGCGGCGTTCGCCCTCCTGGCGACCGGGCGGAGCCTGAACATCTTCTCGATGATCGGCCTCCTCCTCCTGATGGGGATCGTGAAGAAGAACTCGATCATCCTCGTCGACTACACGAACCAGCTCCGCGAGCGCGGCCTCGACACGCTGAACGCGCTCCTGAAGGCCGGGCCGGTCCGCCTCCGGCCCATCCTCATGACGTCGATCGCGACGATGATGGCCGCCATCCCGCCTGCGGCCGGGATCGGCTCGGGCTCCGAGATCCGGGCGCCGATGGGGATCGCCGTCATCGGCGGACTCATCGTCGCGACGGTCCTCTCCCTCCTCGTCGTGCCGGCCTTCTACCTCGTGACGGACCGGATCGCGGCGAGCCTGCGTGGCCGGCGCGCGGAACACGCCACGGATACTCCTTCCCCGGAGCCTTCGGCATCCGCCCCTTGATCCTCGTCGCCGTCACCTTCCCGCTCTCCCCGCGGACGAAGCGCCCGGTTCGAGGGAGCTCGTGAAGGTACTCGTCACGGGAGCGGCTGGGTTCATCGGCTCGCACACCGTGGAGCGGCTTCTCGACAGGGGCGACGACGTCGTCGGCCTGGACGACTTCAACGACACCTACGACCCTGCGCTCAAGCGCCGGAATCTCGCCGGGGCGCTGTCCCTCGGAGGCTTCACGCTGGTCGAGGGCGACGTCCGCGATACCGAGCTCGTCCCGCGCATCCTGCGAAACGACCGGTTCGACGCCATCGTGCACCTGGCGGCCCGGGCGGGCGTCCGGGCCAGCCTCCTCCAGCCCGTCGTCTACGAATCGGCCAACGTCACGGGACTCCTGAACCTCCTGGAGGCCGCGGCCCACGACGTCCTCCCCCACTTCGTCTTCGCCTCCAGCTCGAGCGTCTACGGGCTGAGTCCCCGGCTCCCCTGGCGTGAGGACGATCCGGTGGACAGCCCCGTCTCACCCTATGCGGTCACCAAGCGGGCGGGCGAGCTGATGTGCCGGAGCTACCAGGCGACGTATGGGCTGGACACCTGCAGCCTGCGCCTCTTCACGGTCTACGGACCGCGCCAGCGCCCCGACATGGCCATCGCCCGGTTCTTCGGGGCCATCCTGGCCGATGAACCGGTCACGGTGTACGGGGACGGAAGCGCCCGGAGAGACTTCACCCACGTTCACGACGTCGTGGGCGGAATCCTGGCCGCCCTGGATCGCCGCTGCAGCGGTCGGATCATCAACCTCGGGGGGGCGCACACGGTGACGATCCTGGAGCTGCTCGAGATGATCGGCCGCATCACCGGCAGGACCCCGAAGATACGGTTCGAGGCCCGTCAGCCGGGGGACGTGCCCACGACGTGGGCGGACAACGCCGTCGCGCAGCTTCACC
Proteins encoded in this window:
- a CDS encoding efflux RND transporter permease subunit encodes the protein MNITEVCIRRPVLAWMLMAATIVFGGVALSRIGISQFPDVDSPTISVSVTWEGAAPEVMEHDVVEPLEEAVMQVEGIKSLTSSSRQGSANVTIELDISRNIDLALQDVQTKVSQAQRSLPRDIDPPVISKSNPEDNPILWIGLSGPFPRQVIADYARYRLKERFQTVPGVGEVNMGGYLDRNVRIWVDADKLNAKGMTVTDVIAALQREHVELPAGRLETEGREISVRVMGEALDLATLRKISLRDLNGAPVYLEDVALVEDGFEDERRIARVNGAPAQGLGIRKQRGSNAVAVAQGVKAAMAEIQKTLPPGMEVGINFDSTTFIEDSVHEIQFEILLSVVLTGLVCWMFLGSLSSTLNVVLAIPMSLLGTVAFIYFAGFTLNTFTLLALGLAVGIVVDDAIMVMENIFRHFEEGKDRVTAAREGTGEITFAALSATIAIIAIFIPVVFMKGVIGKFFLQFGITLCVAVALSYVEAITLAPARCAQILKAGEVNRSGLGGLVDRAFDALARVYARVLAHGLKHPVAVLVSATLLLGVAVLVFRALPSEFVPSQDQGRLMLRVQTAVGSDIHETDMAFRKIEAYVTARPEVTRCFGVVGGFGGGVSGGVVFVSMVDKSDRKLSQAEFAAEIRKELNSYPGVRVVVQDLSQSGFTAQRGFPVEFSVRGPDWDVLVEKARGISEKLNASGQVVDLDMDYRIGMPELRIVPNRARAADLGISVENVATALNATLGGLRIGKYSTEGRRIDVRLRLLAGQRTRPEDLSRLRLRSNAGDLIPLSSLVTTEEVPALQAITRRDRERAITIYANVAPGMSQADVLKYVEGLGTDMPTGYRLVLGGASVAFRESMGDLVFALVLGIGVAYMVLASQFNSFLHPVTVLSILPLSVAGAAFALLATGRSLNIFSMIGLLLLMGIVKKNSIILVDYTNQLRERGLDTLNALLKAGPVRLRPILMTSIATMMAAIPPAAGIGSGSEIRAPMGIAVIGGLIVATVLSLLVVPAFYLVTDRIAASLRGRRAEHATDTPSPEPSASAP
- a CDS encoding GDP-mannose 4,6-dehydratase, giving the protein MKVLVTGAAGFIGSHTVERLLDRGDDVVGLDDFNDTYDPALKRRNLAGALSLGGFTLVEGDVRDTELVPRILRNDRFDAIVHLAARAGVRASLLQPVVYESANVTGLLNLLEAAAHDVLPHFVFASSSSVYGLSPRLPWREDDPVDSPVSPYAVTKRAGELMCRSYQATYGLDTCSLRLFTVYGPRQRPDMAIARFFGAILADEPVTVYGDGSARRDFTHVHDVVGGILAALDRRCSGRIINLGGAHTVTILELLEMIGRITGRTPKIRFEARQPGDVPTTWADNAVAQLHLGWAPGITLETGLTEYHRWRTERGAVSG